Proteins co-encoded in one Polynucleobacter sp. MG-6-Vaara-E2 genomic window:
- the hemE gene encoding uroporphyrinogen decarboxylase, whose translation MSLLLNDRFLKACLGEAVDQTPLWLMRQAGRYLPEYNATRAKAGSFLGLAKNPAYATEVTLQPLDRYPLDAAILFSDILTIPDAMGLGLKFTAGEGPSFDHPLRDEAAVQKLRPADMGELRYVFDAVAEIRKALIQDGKQRVPLIGFSGSPWTLACYMIDGSSSDDFRHAKTMMFSRPDLLQHILDINAQSVASYLTEQVKAGAQALMIFDTWGGMLPDGWYQKMSLASMQKVITLLPREHEGRKIPVIMFTKGGAIWLNDMAQIGADVIAMDWTMSLSRARKQLLALNKPLALQGNLDPLILFSKPSDIAKQASMLLDDLASAPALKPGLNPLDGHVFNLGHGISQFTPPESVTALAEAVINHSRAIRSKQ comes from the coding sequence ATCTCCTTGTTGTTAAATGATCGGTTTTTAAAAGCTTGTCTAGGCGAAGCGGTAGATCAAACACCGCTTTGGCTCATGCGTCAAGCTGGCCGATATCTACCTGAATACAACGCAACCCGAGCTAAAGCTGGAAGCTTCTTGGGTCTTGCAAAGAATCCTGCGTACGCTACAGAAGTAACCCTTCAGCCCTTGGATCGTTATCCACTAGACGCGGCTATCTTATTCTCGGATATTTTGACCATCCCTGATGCCATGGGGTTGGGTTTGAAATTTACTGCTGGCGAAGGTCCAAGTTTTGATCACCCTCTTCGAGATGAGGCGGCTGTTCAGAAATTGCGCCCTGCGGATATGGGTGAACTCAGATATGTATTTGATGCGGTCGCAGAAATTCGTAAAGCGCTCATACAGGATGGCAAGCAACGAGTACCGCTGATCGGGTTCTCTGGAAGTCCTTGGACATTAGCCTGCTACATGATTGATGGTTCAAGTTCTGACGATTTTCGCCATGCTAAAACCATGATGTTTAGTCGCCCTGATTTGTTGCAGCATATTTTGGATATTAACGCCCAATCGGTTGCTTCCTACTTAACAGAACAGGTAAAAGCGGGCGCTCAAGCTCTGATGATTTTTGATACTTGGGGTGGCATGCTTCCAGATGGTTGGTATCAAAAAATGTCTTTAGCCTCAATGCAAAAAGTGATTACTTTATTGCCACGAGAGCATGAAGGTAGAAAAATTCCGGTCATTATGTTTACTAAAGGCGGCGCAATTTGGTTAAACGATATGGCTCAAATTGGCGCAGATGTCATTGCTATGGACTGGACTATGTCGCTTAGTCGTGCTCGCAAACAACTACTTGCCTTAAATAAGCCCTTGGCATTGCAAGGCAATTTAGACCCATTAATTCTGTTCTCAAAACCTTCAGATATCGCCAAACAGGCAAGCATGCTTCTGGATGATTTGGCGAGTGCGCCCGCCTTAAAGCCTGGCTTAAACCCTTTAGATGGGCATGTATTTAATTTAGGCCATGGGATTTCTCAATTTACCCCCCCAGAAAGCGTCACTGCATTAGCTGAAGCAGTTATAAATCACTCTAGGGCTATAAGATCAAAGCAATAA
- a CDS encoding GNAT family N-acetyltransferase, translating into MHNKRANNHSPSKPYLAGHAVPVRELHSGHRSEILNHLLQLGEEDRRLRFGTQTPDEVIHHYVEGLDFNRDTVFGVFDADLKLIGVAHLAYLPEINGQARAAEFGVSVLPKGRAQGLGTALLQRSAVHSRNSNIQTLYVHCLANNKAMMHLAQKAGMTVEYAYGDADAYLKLPPANPSSIVAEAANEQWADFDYALKENLKLANQAWWWFLGRPGHAR; encoded by the coding sequence ATGCACAATAAAAGAGCGAACAATCACTCACCTTCCAAGCCCTATTTGGCTGGGCATGCTGTTCCTGTGCGCGAACTTCATTCGGGACATAGGTCAGAAATTCTGAACCACCTATTGCAACTTGGCGAAGAGGATCGTCGCCTACGCTTTGGCACCCAAACTCCTGATGAAGTCATTCATCATTACGTTGAAGGCCTTGATTTCAATAGAGATACCGTATTTGGCGTATTTGACGCCGACTTAAAACTCATTGGCGTAGCGCATTTAGCTTATTTGCCAGAAATCAATGGTCAGGCGCGTGCTGCTGAGTTTGGTGTGTCTGTGTTACCTAAGGGTAGGGCGCAGGGCCTTGGCACTGCGCTGCTACAGCGTTCTGCAGTGCATTCACGCAATAGCAACATTCAAACGCTTTATGTTCACTGTCTTGCCAACAACAAGGCCATGATGCATTTGGCACAAAAAGCAGGTATGACGGTTGAATACGCCTATGGCGATGCTGATGCATATCTCAAATTACCTCCAGCAAACCCCAGCAGCATTGTTGCTGAAGCTGCAAATGAGCAATGGGCAGATTTTGATTACGCGCTGAAAGAAAACTTGAAGCTTGCTAATCAAGCTTGGTGGTGGTTTCTGGGAAGGCCTGGTCACGCACGTTAA
- a CDS encoding phosphoheptose isomerase: MDKDTLERLRKRASQHFLDSIAVKQEAEKVLPESVAQGVLAMVDCLKSGGKVMACGNGGSAADAQHFAAELIGRFERERQELAAIALTTDSSILTAVGNDYSYDEVFSKQVRGLGKKGDILLGISTSGNSKNVIKAIEAAKKIGIKIIALTGNGGGKIASLLDKDDIHLCAPSTRTARIQETHLVLLHGLCDGVDHVLLD; this comes from the coding sequence ATGGATAAAGATACTCTTGAACGTTTGCGTAAACGCGCATCTCAACACTTTTTAGACAGCATTGCAGTTAAGCAAGAGGCTGAAAAGGTTCTCCCTGAATCAGTTGCACAAGGCGTACTGGCAATGGTGGATTGTTTAAAGTCTGGCGGTAAGGTCATGGCCTGCGGCAATGGTGGTTCTGCAGCAGATGCACAACATTTCGCCGCAGAATTAATTGGGCGTTTTGAGCGAGAGCGGCAAGAGCTGGCCGCTATTGCATTAACCACAGACAGCTCGATCTTGACTGCTGTTGGTAACGATTACAGTTATGACGAAGTGTTTAGCAAGCAGGTGCGTGGCCTAGGTAAAAAAGGTGACATTCTGTTAGGCATCTCTACTTCTGGCAATTCAAAGAATGTCATCAAAGCAATTGAAGCGGCAAAAAAGATCGGCATCAAAATTATTGCGCTCACTGGAAATGGTGGCGGTAAGATTGCGAGCCTTTTGGATAAAGACGATATTCACTTGTGCGCCCCTTCAACACGCACTGCTCGCATTCAAGAAACCCATTTAGTTCTATTACATGGTTTATGTGATGGTGTTGATCACGTATTACTCGATTAA
- the rsmI gene encoding 16S rRNA (cytidine(1402)-2'-O)-methyltransferase, producing MELGSLDFLKQQDLPAGALYMVATPIGNLGDITLRALHVLNAMDGIACEDTRHSAALLQQFGIHKKCMALHAHNELGSAQTVIQHLANNERWAYISDAGTPGVSDPGARLVDEVQKAGMRVIPVPGASSVSCAVSVAGSVMLNSDGQFQFLGFWPHKSKERDALLQDIGSSKKTSIFFESPHNIRETLLLLSNALENDRQVFICRELTKKFEQLVSIQAQNIPAWLENTESLKGEFVILIAGRQASANEAPEHASLIRWANALSPYLGSKEIATVLAQVLGLAKKDAYQIALDAKEDETGK from the coding sequence ATGGAACTAGGCTCATTAGACTTTTTAAAGCAACAAGATTTGCCTGCTGGTGCCCTGTATATGGTTGCCACACCTATTGGTAATTTGGGTGATATCACCTTACGCGCACTACACGTACTCAACGCGATGGATGGCATTGCCTGCGAAGATACGCGGCACAGCGCCGCACTATTGCAACAATTTGGTATTCATAAAAAATGTATGGCCTTACATGCGCACAACGAGCTTGGTAGTGCGCAAACAGTCATTCAGCATTTGGCAAACAATGAACGTTGGGCGTATATCTCCGATGCCGGCACACCCGGCGTATCAGACCCAGGCGCTCGCCTAGTAGATGAAGTGCAAAAAGCAGGTATGCGAGTGATTCCGGTCCCCGGTGCTAGCTCTGTATCGTGCGCGGTCTCAGTTGCTGGATCCGTCATGCTTAACTCTGATGGGCAATTTCAATTTCTAGGATTCTGGCCACACAAAAGCAAAGAGCGTGATGCCCTCTTGCAAGATATAGGTAGCAGTAAAAAAACCAGCATTTTTTTTGAGTCGCCACACAATATTCGCGAGACACTGCTCTTGCTCTCTAATGCCTTAGAAAATGATCGGCAAGTTTTCATCTGTCGCGAACTGACTAAAAAATTCGAACAACTTGTTTCCATTCAAGCGCAGAATATTCCCGCTTGGCTTGAAAATACTGAAAGCCTTAAGGGCGAATTTGTTATTCTCATCGCTGGGCGCCAAGCCAGTGCTAATGAGGCCCCAGAGCATGCCTCCCTGATTCGCTGGGCCAATGCACTAAGCCCATACTTAGGTAGCAAAGAAATCGCCACTGTACTTGCACAAGTGTTAGGCCTAGCAAAAAAAGATGCCTACCAAATTGCCTTGGATGCAAAAGAGGACGAAACAGGAAAATAA
- a CDS encoding BON domain-containing protein produces the protein MQIQFFGKLVIALVIATQLSACGVLAVGGVAAGASIMADRRTPGVQAIDNGIELEANAALAKKFGDSAHINVTSFNQKVLLTGEVKDADIKGEAGAYVKAMKNARSVFNELVIGPNSTYTARANDSYLESKIKTQMIFTDKLPSNSMTIVAEGTSIYLMGILTQNEADLAKKVASNTNGVKDVYVYFDIISEQEKNRLEKQGKADQTQPSSPPKFQ, from the coding sequence ATGCAAATTCAATTCTTCGGTAAATTAGTCATTGCTTTGGTTATTGCGACACAACTATCAGCTTGTGGAGTCCTTGCGGTGGGCGGAGTCGCAGCTGGTGCGAGCATCATGGCCGATAGACGTACGCCAGGCGTACAAGCTATCGACAACGGAATTGAATTAGAGGCAAATGCTGCCCTTGCGAAAAAGTTTGGCGATAGCGCCCACATCAATGTCACGTCTTTCAATCAAAAAGTTTTGTTAACTGGCGAAGTGAAAGATGCTGATATTAAGGGTGAGGCCGGGGCATATGTAAAGGCCATGAAGAATGCGCGTAGCGTATTCAATGAATTGGTAATTGGCCCAAACAGCACATACACTGCACGCGCCAATGATTCCTATCTTGAGTCAAAGATAAAAACACAAATGATTTTTACAGATAAGTTGCCATCTAATTCAATGACAATTGTTGCAGAGGGAACTAGCATATACCTCATGGGTATCTTGACGCAGAATGAAGCGGATCTGGCCAAGAAAGTTGCCAGCAATACTAATGGCGTGAAAGATGTTTATGTTTACTTTGACATCATTTCAGAACAAGAAAAAAATCGTCTAGAAAAACAAGGCAAGGCTGATCAAACGCAGCCAAGTTCGCCTCCAAAATTCCAATAA
- the priA gene encoding primosomal protein N': MAPPIVVQVVVDKPLAQGFDYLWDQARLLVYPEIGQIVEVPFGRSTLVGIVIKVSTYSYYDIDKLKPVLQLAPLPPIDSAALRLLNFASQYYIHGLGETIIPMIPQMWKKPSSWEKIEEKRNSTELKKIKKKKDEGPMQSEGYISEEQLNEAQEQALKNLRARSDAKEFNVSLLQGQTGSGKTAVFLNWLRTVLDVENSQALILVPEINLTPQLERRVRAYFPDKNLVVLHSGISEKKRGLAWYEAITGKAQIVLGTRLAALTPMPNLRVIVVDEEHDPSYKQQDGIRYSARDLAVWRAHDLKIPILLSSATPSLETWIAATSGRYQYLRLDQRAQGASLPKVHLINTRDPQNLFSPGDADKPVAKISLSKPLVNAINKNLQNSKQCLVLINRRGYAPVLSCSACLWLSKCQQCSSYMVMHKAGALGRKPVLRCHHCGLVKPIPTHCPDCGNADLKTLGQGTQKLEDSIEEVWPSARVLRVDTDSSRKSRGAEDLFKEIHEGNVDIVVGTQMIAKGHDYQNIGLVAVLDADSRLFSQDFRAAERLFAQLVQVAGRAGRSSKDGEQSGDIYIETQFPEAAVFQYLLRHDVDGFLSHIANERDEAKLPPFSYQGMVHAEAKSLDKAIHFLNALKGRLKSQGLIYKGLRVYDPVPKSMVRVAGVERAQLVLESDDRRRLQDVLEAIDRDMRESSQGRISKNEKVRWLIERDPISI, encoded by the coding sequence ATGGCCCCACCTATCGTGGTTCAAGTAGTTGTTGATAAGCCCTTGGCCCAGGGTTTTGACTATTTGTGGGATCAGGCTAGGTTGCTTGTATACCCTGAGATTGGTCAGATTGTTGAGGTTCCTTTCGGCCGCTCAACGCTTGTAGGAATAGTAATAAAAGTAAGCACTTACTCATATTACGATATCGACAAGTTAAAGCCTGTATTGCAGTTAGCCCCATTGCCGCCGATTGATTCTGCAGCGCTAAGACTCCTAAATTTTGCAAGCCAGTATTACATTCATGGGCTTGGCGAAACCATTATTCCGATGATTCCACAAATGTGGAAAAAGCCGTCAAGTTGGGAAAAAATTGAGGAAAAACGGAATTCTACTGAGCTCAAAAAAATAAAGAAAAAGAAAGATGAAGGGCCCATGCAAAGCGAGGGCTATATCAGCGAAGAACAGCTAAATGAGGCACAAGAGCAAGCACTAAAAAATTTACGCGCTAGAAGTGATGCAAAAGAGTTTAACGTCTCTCTTCTTCAGGGACAAACCGGAAGCGGCAAGACTGCAGTATTTTTAAACTGGCTTAGAACAGTTCTTGATGTTGAGAATTCACAGGCACTTATTTTAGTGCCAGAGATCAATCTAACCCCACAGTTAGAGCGTAGAGTGCGGGCATATTTTCCAGATAAAAATTTGGTTGTGCTGCATAGTGGCATTAGTGAAAAAAAACGTGGGCTTGCTTGGTATGAAGCTATCACTGGAAAAGCACAAATTGTTTTGGGAACACGATTGGCAGCCTTAACGCCAATGCCCAATCTTCGGGTTATTGTGGTTGATGAAGAGCATGACCCTTCTTACAAACAACAAGACGGCATTCGTTACTCGGCTAGAGATCTTGCGGTATGGAGAGCTCATGATTTGAAAATTCCAATACTGCTTTCATCGGCAACCCCCTCTCTAGAAACTTGGATAGCAGCTACATCAGGGCGTTACCAATATCTCCGATTAGATCAGCGCGCGCAAGGAGCGAGCTTGCCGAAAGTGCATTTAATCAATACGCGAGATCCGCAAAATCTATTTAGCCCTGGTGATGCAGATAAGCCCGTAGCAAAGATTTCATTAAGTAAGCCCCTTGTCAATGCTATTAACAAGAATCTGCAAAACAGTAAGCAATGTCTAGTATTAATTAATCGAAGGGGATATGCACCAGTACTCAGTTGCAGCGCATGCTTATGGCTATCAAAATGTCAGCAATGTAGCTCATACATGGTGATGCATAAGGCCGGCGCATTGGGTCGCAAGCCTGTATTAAGGTGCCATCATTGCGGTTTGGTCAAGCCTATCCCGACTCATTGTCCCGATTGCGGTAATGCAGATTTAAAAACTCTCGGGCAAGGCACCCAAAAACTAGAAGACTCTATTGAAGAGGTTTGGCCGAGCGCAAGAGTTCTTCGTGTAGATACGGATTCCAGCCGAAAGAGCAGAGGCGCAGAAGATCTTTTTAAAGAAATTCATGAGGGAAATGTAGATATTGTTGTTGGTACGCAAATGATTGCCAAGGGGCATGACTATCAAAATATCGGTTTGGTTGCAGTTTTAGATGCTGATAGTCGCCTGTTCTCGCAAGACTTTCGGGCGGCAGAAAGACTGTTTGCACAGTTGGTGCAGGTTGCAGGTCGAGCTGGAAGGTCGAGTAAGGATGGCGAGCAAAGTGGCGATATTTATATCGAGACTCAATTTCCTGAGGCAGCGGTATTTCAATATCTACTGCGCCATGATGTCGATGGCTTTTTATCTCACATTGCCAATGAAAGAGATGAGGCTAAATTACCCCCCTTTTCTTACCAAGGCATGGTGCATGCAGAAGCAAAGAGTTTGGATAAAGCGATTCATTTTCTCAATGCTCTCAAGGGACGCTTAAAGTCTCAAGGCCTTATTTATAAGGGGTTGCGCGTCTATGACCCAGTCCCCAAAAGCATGGTGCGGGTTGCAGGTGTAGAGAGAGCTCAGCTCGTGCTTGAGTCCGATGATCGTAGGCGGTTACAGGATGTGCTTGAAGCTATTGATCGAGATATGCGTGAAAGCTCACAGGGACGAATTAGCAAGAACGAGAAAGTTCGTTGGTTGATTGAACGCGATCCTATTTCCATTTAA
- a CDS encoding c-type cytochrome: MRRAIAKIIFLFTVLAYFIPAAQANEEDQKAFALAKQNACLGCHAIDKKIVGPSFQMIAQKYKSDSNAQAFLKNKIAKGGAGSWGVVPMPANAKLSATDLTLLTSWILRGAPQQN; the protein is encoded by the coding sequence ATGAGGCGAGCAATTGCAAAAATAATTTTTTTATTTACAGTGCTTGCATATTTCATTCCAGCTGCACAAGCAAACGAAGAGGATCAAAAAGCATTTGCGCTTGCTAAGCAAAATGCATGCTTAGGGTGTCATGCTATAGATAAAAAAATTGTTGGCCCAAGCTTTCAAATGATTGCGCAAAAATATAAAAGCGATTCAAATGCGCAAGCATTTTTGAAAAATAAAATTGCTAAGGGCGGTGCAGGCTCATGGGGCGTTGTTCCAATGCCTGCAAACGCAAAATTAAGCGCGACCGATTTAACGCTACTTACAAGTTGGATACTGCGCGGAGCTCCGCAGCAAAACTAA